A window of Desulfuromonas soudanensis genomic DNA:
ATTTCTTCCCCACGACGGGAGATGCTTGCTCAGCGTTCTTCTTTTTTGTCGCCATATACGACTCTCCTTTGACTGTCACGGCTATATAAATCAAACTGTCAACATTGGATAGAGAGATACGCTCTAATTCTGGAAACAGCAAGAGAATAAACGCTCCATTTTACGCTCCTCAACCTCGAGATATTGGGCATTGTTGCTTGATTGCTTTACGCTCCCAGTTAAGGACAGGTGGAGGTTGTTGAATAGTTGATTAACTCGGCCCTTAGTTGACTAATCAACAGCGTCCCTCCAACTCCCCTGAATAACAGCTCCCCCTCCTTTGTTAAGGAGGGGGTCGGGGGGTGGTTGCCGGTCATCACGCCTGACCACCCCCAGCCCCTCCTGAACCAGGAGGGGGGCCAAATCGGAGAAGAGATGGGGGCGATATAAAATAACTGGAAATGAAAATGTCCGCATTCAAGGCCTGACCGTTCTCAGGCCCTCAAAACAGGAGGTATCAGGGTGGATTTCATCGACAAAGCAATTGAAAAACAGAGAATCAGGCTGGGTGCCGGGAAAGCGAAACAAAAAATCGCAACAGAGGAGGCCGAAAAGCTGGACCAGGAAATCCGTGAGAAGGTGGATCAATTTATTGGCAAAATAGTTTTTCCTGTCGTTAGCAGTGCAAAAAGAAGATTCGAACAAAAAGGATTTAAGACAGAAGTGGATATTGAAAAATCCATGTCTTTGAATTCAGAAAAAAATTATTACAAGGGGATTAAATTACAGTTGGACAAGGGACTGGATAGAAGATCCGGGATTCCCATGGTGATCGGTCCAACATTGTATTTTTCAGCTTCACCTCCTTATAGCACCACGGTCGCAATTGTCGCTTATGGAGCAGACAACAGCCCCATCTTCTCCGAACGGTTCGAGATAACCGAAATGACGGAAGAACTTGTTCTTGACTACATAAGAATGTTTGTCGAAGAAGTTATTAAATGAAAACGGACAGGGGATACGAAAGCATTGTTGAACAGTTGATTAGTTTGGCGTTTAGTTGACGTATCAATAATATCCTCTCCAGACCTCAGGCAGCGCGGACGGCTCAGCGCTGCATCAAGAGCGCTGGGCGTCTGTTGTTTCCGTAGAGTTCGCAACGACGAATACACGGCGGCAAAGATAGAACGATGTCTGGCGATCGTCACCCAATATAACAGTCGTTCAGATCAACGGGAAGTTGGAACTGTTGCAGAAGGTGGGTTTGCTTGTGGTGCCGGGCATAATTTTAATGGAACAAAACAACAACATTCCTGTTCCCGGCTCGAATATGAAGTTATTTCGACACTCTTGTTATTCAGCCGAAAGGGTGATAAATTTTTTGGAATGTTATTTCCTACCCAAAAACTGTCAGGAAAATAGTCTGGTCAAAAAAGAATCGGGAATGAGCACTTACCAGGAGGATTGAGAATGAGCCAATTTCGCTTTATCGGCCTAGTGTGCACGGTGCTGGTGACGTTTTTAGCGGGATGCTCGGGGGAGGACAATGTGACCGTTGTCCCTTCAGAGTTGAGTTTACCGTCGGTAATCACTGAAAATGTCGCGGCCATCAGTTATACCGGTGCCACGGTGAATGCCAGCATCGCCGATTCCGGGAACGAGTTCATCGTTGCCAAAGGAGTCTGCCTTTCCCAGTCCGCCGCCCCCGACTTGAATGACACGGTTTATCTTTCCGAAGCAGGTACAGGGAGTTACTCGACAGCCCTGAATGAGCTGGCACCCGGTACAACTTATTACGTGCGTGCCTTTGCCACCAACACGGATGGTACGGCCTATGGCGAAGAACTGTCCTTTTCGACCAAAGACCTGACGGTGCCGACCATCAGCACCGCTGTGATCTCCAACATTACCCCGGCGACGGCCATTTCCGGAGGGGACATCACCGATGATGGGGGGATGTCGATTCTGGGCCGTGGTCTCTGCCTCTCCCTGAGTCCCGACCCAACACTCACGGATTCCTGTGTCAGCGAAGGAGTCGGCGCAGGAAACTACATCGCTCTTATGACCGGCTTGACTTCGAACACGCTCTATCATGTCCGGGCCTACGCGACCAACGACCTGGGTACCTCCTACGGCAACGACCTGACCTTCACGACCGGCCTCCTGCAGCTGGCGACGGTGTCGACCGCGGCCGCCAGCGCCGTCTCTTACTCAACCGCGCTGAGCGGCGGAAACGTGACCAGCGACAACGGTGCACCCGTCACCAGTCGGGGGATCTGCTGGGCCACCACCTCGCTGCCGACCATCGCCGACAGCTGCTACACCGAAGCCGGCGGACTGGGGAGCTTCAGCAGGGAGCTGGCCGGACTTGCTTCCAACACCACCTATTACGTGCGCGCCTTTGCTGTCAACGACGGCGGGACCTCCTACGGCAACGAGGTGAGCCTGACGACGCTCACCATGGTGGCGCCGGTTCTGACCACCAAGGCCGTCAGCGGCATTTCGTCCAATCTGGCGGGGTCCGGCGGAGTCATCAGCACCGATGGCGGAGCAGCCATCACCGCCAAGGGGGTCTGCTGGAGCCTCAATCCCGCACCAACTACGGCCAACAGCAAAACGGTCGACGGCACCGGTGACGGAAGCTACAACAGCACCCTCACCGGGCTCAACCCGCTGACCAGCTATTACGTCCGCGCTTACGCCACCAACGCCCTCGGAACGGCCTATGGCAACGAGGTCGGTTTTTCCACCACCGACCTGGTCAACCCCGGCCCCACGGTACCGGTGGTCGGCACTTCGACTTCGATGATCACCGGCAGCAGCACCGCCTCGAGCGGGGGCTATGTCAGCTCGGATGGCGGCTCGGCCGTTACCGCGCGCGGCGTCTGCTGGAGCTTGAACGCCGATCCGACCACGGCGGATATTTGTTCCGTCGATGGCAGCGGCACCGGATTTTTCGGCAGCACCCTCACCGGCCTGAGCGGCTGCGGCAATGTCTATTACGTTCGCGCCTATGCCACCAACAGTACCGGCACCGGCTACGGCAATCAGAACATGGTCAGTACCGGTCTCGTAGCGACTGTGACCACGGATGACGCAACCAATATCGGTTATTATGCCGCCACCTCCGGCGGCGCGGTTTCCGATGACGGCGGTTGCGCGATCACCCAGAAGGGGGTTGCCTGGAGCTACAACCCCGGACCGACGATCGGCAATCCTCATACCCAGGACGGGGGAGACGCCATCCCCTTTGTCTCCGATGTTGTCAACCTCTATGCCAACCGGACCTATTACGTCCGCGCCTATGCCACCAACAGTGCCGGTACCGCGTACGGTCCCGAGAAGGTTTTCACGACGGCTACGCCAACAACCCCCTATCTCGGCCAAAATTACGCCGGCGGCATCGTTTTTTATGTCGATGGCACCGGGGAACATGGCCTGGTCTGTACCACGACAGATCTGGGAAGTTATCCCTGGGGCTGCGAAGGGACCAGTATTGCCACCGGGACACCCCTTGGTAGCGGGGCAACGAATACCGCGGCGATTCTCGCCTCCTGCGGCACCGCCAATATCGCCGCGCAGGTCGCCGACAGCCTGGTTTTGAACGGCTACAGCGACTGGTTCCTGCCCTCGCTCAACGAGCTGGTCCTGATAAGGACCAACCTCGCCGCTCAGGGTCTCGGAAGCTTTGGCTGGTATTATCTCTCCTCCTCGCAGGTGGATGCCCGCGATGCCTATCTCTATTCCTTCCAGGATGGATATCCTCTTCCCTATCCCAAAAGTGCCATGATGCCTGTTCGAGCCGTTCGGGCGTTCTAACCGCGTTTTTTTCCCGTAGTGGAAATTTTCACCAGAGAGGACCAAAAAGGCGGAGCCGCAGCGGCTCCGCCTTTTTCTTTAGCGATCAGTCCCCCAGGAGAACCGGAACGGAGGTCCCCTCTACCGCCTCTTCCCGCCGAACATCGAACCGAAAATCCCCCGCATGATCTGCCGGCCGACCTGGGTGCCGATGGAGCGGGCGGCGCTCTTGGCCGCCGCCTCGAACATCTCCCCCATCGGGTTGCCGGGGTTGCGGCCCCGCCCCTTTGCCGGCGGGACCTCCGCCGCCCGGGCCGCCGCCCGGGCCGCCGCCCGGGCCGCCGCCCGGGCCCTCAGGACCTCCCAGGCCGATTCCCGGTCGATCCGTTGCTCGTAATGGCCAAAAAGAAGGGATGTCCCCCGCACCGCCTGGCGCTCGAGGGGATCGAGCGGCCGCAGCCGGCTGCGGGGCGGGCAGACCAGCGCCCGCTCCACCGGTGTCGGAATCCCCCGGGCGTCGAGGACCGAGACGAGCGCCTCGCCGACGCCGAGTTCGGTGATCGCCCGGGCGACGTCGAGCCCCGGATTGCTGCGGAAGGTCTCGGCCGCCGCCCGCACCGCCTTCTGGTCGCGGGGGGTGAAGGCGCGCAGGGCATGCTGCACCCGGTTGCCGAGCTGGCCGAGGATCGTCTCCGGCACATCGAGGGGGTTCTGGGTGACGAAATAGACGCCAACCCCCTTGGAGCGGATCAGCCGCACCACCTGCTCGATGGTGTCGAGGAGCGCCTTGGGGGGATCGTCGAAGAGGAGGTGCGCCTCGTCGAAAAAGAAGACCAGCTTCGGCTTCTGCAGGTCGCCGGCCTCGGGGAGGCTCTCGAAGAGTTCGGCCAGCAGCCAGAGCAAAAAGGTGGCATAGAGCCGGGGGGATTGCATCAGCCGGTCGGCGGCGAGGATGTTGATCACCCCCTTCCCGTCGGCGCCGGTCTGCAGCAGATCGTCGAGGTCGAGGGCCGGCTCGCCGAAGAAGTTGGCCCCTCCCTGCTGCTCGAGACTCAGGAGGCTGCGCTGGATGGCGCCGATACTGGCTGCCGAGACGTTGCCGTAGGTGGTGCGGAACTCGGCGGCATGATCGCCGACGAAACGGACCATCTCCTGCAGGTCCTGCAGATCGAGGAGAAGGAGCCCCTGGTCGTCGGCGATCTTGAAGATCAGGTTGAGCACCCCCTCCTGGGTCGGATTGAGATCGAAGAGGCGCGCCAGGAGCAGCGGCCCCATCTCCGAGACCGTGGTGCGCACCGGGTGTCCCTGCTCGCCGTAAAGATCCCAGAAGACCGTGGGGAATCCCTGGGGAACGAAATCCTCCAGGCCGAGGGCCGCCACCCGCTCCAGCACCTTCGGGTGGTCCCCGCCGGGGAGCGCGACGCCGGACAGGTCTCCCTTGATGTCGGCGACAAAGACCGGCACGCCGATGGAGCTGAACTCCTCCGCCAGCACCCTTAGGGTCACGGTCTTGCCGGTTCCGGTGGCGCCGGCCACCAGCCCGTGGCGGTTGGCCATTTGTGGCAGCAGTTCGATGAAGTCTGCCCCCCTGGCGATGGGCATCCGGTGCGGATCGGTCATGGGTATCCTCGATATCTTTGGGCGTTGGGTGGTGACAGGTGAGGGGTGACGGCCTACTTGCGACTCCAGCTGCCGTCTTTTCCTTCGAGATACCACCCCTTGCTCGCCTGATCGCGCCAGGAGCCGGCAAAGATTTCCTGGACCTCGTCGGAGCGGTCGGGGAAGTCGTTGGCCCGGGCGATCTCCCGGTAGAGGCGCATCCGGTCGTCGTTTTCGCTCTGCACGAGGCGGCTCGCCTCGGCGCGGGAGCGCATGTCGAGCCCTTCGGTGCTGCGCACCTTGAGCAGACCGTCGTTGCCGAGGCCGATCTGGCCGCCGTCCAGGTAGGGGAAGAGTTTGCCGGCGCGGGCCTTGAGGCTCTCCTTGATGGCGCGGATCTCCGGCGTGCTGACATCGATGTCCTGGGCGGCATAGGCGGTATTCGGCTGCAGCAACCGGAAGAGGGAGCTTCCCGGCGCCTTTTCTTCGGCGGGGGCGGGGGGCGCGGGGCGATCGCTCCAGACTTCGTTGACGATGCGATCGGCGGCGCCGCGGATCTCCTCGGCGGGGAAATAGATGTTGACGGTGACGCAGGAGACGGCCAGAAGGAGGCCGGACCAGAAGAGACAACGCAGGGACACTTTCATGATGACCATTCTCCTTGGGTGGGGATTAACGCGGCCCTTTCGTCTGTGGGTCCGCCCGCTAACTATACCGGAGAAGGCTCCCATTTCAAAGGGGGGCGTTCCGGTTCCCCGCTCGGTCGAGGCGTTTGAGGCGCTTGACCATCTCGCGGAAGGAAACCGCCTGCGGGGTGGTGACGACATCGATGCGCGGCGGCAGAAGGCCGCCGTAGACCAGGTAGGAATCGGACCCCTCCAGGGCGGTGCCGCGCAGGCGGAAGAGATCGTTGTCCAGGGAACAGTCGATGCCGATGCTGCGGTAGCGGTAGAAGTCGATGAAGCGGTAGATTCCCCGGGAGAGGGTCGCCGCCACCCCGCCCTCGCTGAGGATTGTCAGGTTGTTGAGGGCCTTGACGCTGATGTTGCGTTTGCCGCTTTTGCGCGTCTGCAGCGCCGCCTCGAAACGGGTCGGGACGGCGCCGAAGAGGCGCAGGTCATGGATGTGCCCGTCGATGACCCCGTTCATCTCCCCGAAGGCGAAGGTGTGGGTCAGGCGGTAGAGATCGATGGCGGAAAAATCGATGTCGGCTTCGAAGACCGGGTAGGGGGAGAAGAGTTCGCCGAGACGCATGTTGCCGACCCCGACATGGCCGCCGAAGACTTCGATCCAGGCCTTGCCGGCGGTGACGAGTTCGTCGTTTCGGTAATGGAGTTCTCCGAGATCGGCGCTGAGATCGCCGTTCATTATCGGCCACTCCAGGGTGCGGGTGAGGGGCTGCAGTTGAACGTCGGCGACGGTCAGGCGGGCGGCGAGCTCGAGGGGGTGGGGCGGCAACGCCAGGTCGATAGCGGAGAGGACCAGCTCTCCCTCGGCCAGATCGAAGCGCAGCTCTTGGGGGAGTTGCAGCCGGCCGGTCCGGGC
This region includes:
- a CDS encoding DUF1566 domain-containing protein, whose product is MSQFRFIGLVCTVLVTFLAGCSGEDNVTVVPSELSLPSVITENVAAISYTGATVNASIADSGNEFIVAKGVCLSQSAAPDLNDTVYLSEAGTGSYSTALNELAPGTTYYVRAFATNTDGTAYGEELSFSTKDLTVPTISTAVISNITPATAISGGDITDDGGMSILGRGLCLSLSPDPTLTDSCVSEGVGAGNYIALMTGLTSNTLYHVRAYATNDLGTSYGNDLTFTTGLLQLATVSTAAASAVSYSTALSGGNVTSDNGAPVTSRGICWATTSLPTIADSCYTEAGGLGSFSRELAGLASNTTYYVRAFAVNDGGTSYGNEVSLTTLTMVAPVLTTKAVSGISSNLAGSGGVISTDGGAAITAKGVCWSLNPAPTTANSKTVDGTGDGSYNSTLTGLNPLTSYYVRAYATNALGTAYGNEVGFSTTDLVNPGPTVPVVGTSTSMITGSSTASSGGYVSSDGGSAVTARGVCWSLNADPTTADICSVDGSGTGFFGSTLTGLSGCGNVYYVRAYATNSTGTGYGNQNMVSTGLVATVTTDDATNIGYYAATSGGAVSDDGGCAITQKGVAWSYNPGPTIGNPHTQDGGDAIPFVSDVVNLYANRTYYVRAYATNSAGTAYGPEKVFTTATPTTPYLGQNYAGGIVFYVDGTGEHGLVCTTTDLGSYPWGCEGTSIATGTPLGSGATNTAAILASCGTANIAAQVADSLVLNGYSDWFLPSLNELVLIRTNLAAQGLGSFGWYYLSSSQVDARDAYLYSFQDGYPLPYPKSAMMPVRAVRAF
- a CDS encoding helicase HerA-like domain-containing protein, with the translated sequence MTDPHRMPIARGADFIELLPQMANRHGLVAGATGTGKTVTLRVLAEEFSSIGVPVFVADIKGDLSGVALPGGDHPKVLERVAALGLEDFVPQGFPTVFWDLYGEQGHPVRTTVSEMGPLLLARLFDLNPTQEGVLNLIFKIADDQGLLLLDLQDLQEMVRFVGDHAAEFRTTYGNVSAASIGAIQRSLLSLEQQGGANFFGEPALDLDDLLQTGADGKGVINILAADRLMQSPRLYATFLLWLLAELFESLPEAGDLQKPKLVFFFDEAHLLFDDPPKALLDTIEQVVRLIRSKGVGVYFVTQNPLDVPETILGQLGNRVQHALRAFTPRDQKAVRAAAETFRSNPGLDVARAITELGVGEALVSVLDARGIPTPVERALVCPPRSRLRPLDPLERQAVRGTSLLFGHYEQRIDRESAWEVLRARAAARAAARAAARAAEVPPAKGRGRNPGNPMGEMFEAAAKSAARSIGTQVGRQIMRGIFGSMFGGKRR
- a CDS encoding DUF1318 domain-containing protein, which encodes MKVSLRCLFWSGLLLAVSCVTVNIYFPAEEIRGAADRIVNEVWSDRPAPPAPAEEKAPGSSLFRLLQPNTAYAAQDIDVSTPEIRAIKESLKARAGKLFPYLDGGQIGLGNDGLLKVRSTEGLDMRSRAEASRLVQSENDDRMRLYREIARANDFPDRSDEVQEIFAGSWRDQASKGWYLEGKDGSWSRK